In Paraflavitalea devenefica, the following are encoded in one genomic region:
- the recD gene encoding exodeoxyribonuclease V subunit alpha — protein sequence MHALNDVHQQFAEYFGIPALKPYAWLLSKKLSEGHICLHLDKLPAGSDELPPYYDLIPGYLSPLKTVPLVGKDGDDSHPFVLYQNRLYLQRYFRYETGFLDRIRQFLAAEKAQLPHRLALLQQHRAFISALFANTGSHSTIADDNADWPLAAAITGILHNFTIITGGPGTGKTTTVAKILSVLYTINPALKVVLAAPTGKAAARMAESLRQTTLPLEATILEKFQSLNPSTIHRLLKPVAGTPYFRHNKLQPLEADVVIVDECSMIDVALFAKLLDAIAPATRLIMLGDKDQLASVEAGSLFGDLCLAQPVLNQFSAERLALINTFIDDPSFHIPDSHISHNDTHPLFQHLVELRRSHRFTGHTGIGSFSKAIIKYDTAALQQFMTPGADEQVVIDPFYSNELFEQFIAGYTAFIAEKDISKALKLMNRLRVLCAVREGEQGLYAINSRIEKYLDSRKLIQYTLPFYENRPIILTRNYYEHGLFNGDTGIIRANDEGVLMAWFEDSTGTLRSIMPGYLSEAETVFAMTIHKSQGSEFDEVLVVLPSLADAPLLTRELLYTAVTRAKKRVYVQGSEATVLAAAQRVVERASGIAARFQSGQPETIL from the coding sequence ATGCATGCGCTCAATGATGTTCACCAGCAGTTTGCCGAATATTTTGGGATACCAGCACTAAAGCCATACGCCTGGCTTTTATCCAAAAAACTGAGTGAAGGACATATTTGCCTGCACCTGGATAAATTACCCGCCGGCAGTGATGAATTACCCCCTTATTATGACCTTATACCCGGCTATCTTTCGCCGCTCAAAACTGTACCACTGGTAGGCAAGGACGGTGATGACAGCCATCCTTTTGTATTGTATCAAAACAGGCTGTACCTGCAGCGCTATTTCCGGTATGAAACGGGTTTCCTCGACCGTATCCGTCAATTCCTGGCGGCAGAAAAAGCACAACTCCCCCACCGGCTCGCCCTGCTTCAACAGCACCGGGCATTTATCAGTGCACTGTTTGCCAACACCGGCAGCCATTCTACTATAGCAGATGACAATGCCGACTGGCCACTGGCCGCCGCCATTACCGGCATCCTGCACAATTTTACCATTATCACGGGTGGTCCCGGTACCGGCAAAACGACCACCGTAGCCAAGATACTCTCGGTATTGTATACCATTAACCCAGCGCTGAAGGTAGTATTAGCTGCTCCTACGGGAAAAGCGGCCGCCCGCATGGCAGAAAGCCTGCGCCAAACAACATTACCCCTCGAAGCAACGATACTGGAAAAGTTTCAATCACTCAATCCCTCTACCATTCATCGCTTACTGAAACCGGTAGCCGGCACTCCTTATTTCAGGCACAATAAGTTACAGCCACTGGAGGCCGATGTAGTGATCGTGGATGAGTGTTCTATGATAGATGTGGCCCTGTTTGCCAAACTGCTGGACGCCATTGCACCGGCTACCCGCCTGATTATGCTGGGCGATAAAGACCAACTTGCTTCGGTAGAAGCCGGCAGTTTGTTTGGCGACCTTTGCCTGGCGCAACCTGTGCTGAACCAGTTTTCTGCAGAGCGGCTGGCCCTGATCAATACGTTTATTGATGATCCGTCATTCCATATCCCGGACAGTCATATCAGTCATAACGATACACATCCTTTGTTCCAGCACCTGGTAGAGTTGCGCCGCAGTCATCGCTTCACGGGCCATACAGGTATTGGCTCATTCAGCAAAGCCATTATAAAGTATGATACCGCTGCACTGCAACAATTCATGACACCCGGTGCTGATGAACAGGTAGTGATAGATCCGTTTTACTCCAATGAGTTGTTTGAACAATTTATCGCCGGCTATACGGCCTTCATTGCCGAAAAGGATATCAGCAAAGCCCTGAAGCTCATGAACAGGCTGCGGGTTTTGTGTGCTGTAAGGGAAGGAGAACAAGGCCTGTACGCGATCAATAGCCGGATAGAAAAGTACCTGGACAGCAGGAAACTGATACAATATACCCTGCCTTTTTACGAGAACCGGCCTATTATCCTGACACGGAATTATTATGAGCATGGATTGTTCAATGGCGATACTGGTATTATCCGCGCCAATGACGAGGGAGTACTGATGGCCTGGTTTGAAGACAGTACCGGCACACTCAGGTCCATTATGCCCGGCTACCTGAGTGAAGCAGAAACGGTATTTGCCATGACGATACACAAAAGCCAGGGCTCTGAGTTTGATGAGGTGCTGGTGGTGTTGCCTTCCCTGGCCGATGCCCCCTTGCTGACCCGCGAGCTGCTGTACACTGCAGTCACCAGGGCTAAAAAAAGAGTATATGTACAGGGATCGGAAGCCACGGTGCTGGCAGCCGCACAACGGGTGGTGGAAAGAGCGAGTGGCATTGCAGCCCGCTTTCAATCCGGGCAACCCGAAACCATTTTATAA
- the recC gene encoding exodeoxyribonuclease V subunit gamma, producing MALYLKVSNSLESLATALSDNLKESGDSVFDPYYIVTQTDGMNNWLKLQIAGRLGITANCHFLKPNELIHQLYYLLGGAYTEMLSATNLSWLLFKLLGEKDFINRFPYIADYFRNAGPEEDTRRMALAEKVADLFDQYQVYRPEMIRQWNEGTTTNDPDYSWQQFLWAKARKEAEGALPDKTVIGAWILDQLKQRPAPGNLAARMPRVQLFGLSIITAYHVQILYELSAIIDVYFYFINPAPLVYWFEDRSEKQLAGWRQKGYKQLEGSITGNTLLTNWGRVIQDSFALFFRHDEFLNAYEDTGIVPPVPDSLLHKIQHDIFNAATTHRNQLTRTDLQDGSIHINACYTVAREVEVLYNYLVYLVDQKQEALSPRDMVVMVSDIDRYAPYIKAVFNNAPYQFRYIIADESYNESDNIFTALHAILSLNEENFKAEAVLQLLDSSLIRRRFSLTDVARIREVVDAANIRFGLAGRKEEETHFVSWEYGIKRIMYGICMSGEGVYDDGSDTFYPLDILEGSDALEVIRFCHFVTVLMDTIRQRRAPRDIAGWVEYVEYLLHNLVVEPAEDTDEDYHALMKHLAEYNLLHEYMTEAVSFEVFGHNFLQLLTGTTRTGLFANGGITFCSLIPMRSIPFKVVALMGLDYDKFPRREQPASFNLMNKQRQRGDRNVKENDKHLFLETVLSARQYLYISYLGQHAKDNSPLPPSALVDELIEYIEAGADTPDEVRHQLITRHPLQGFSHQYATGDSRLYSYLNAVTAPEKPVLQPDKAADPLLFEEVMLDDLIRFFRNPFKLYYNKVLGIYYDDEPVLLNDTELFDLDKLQQWALKNRLLTTPDAEELQHKLVMTGGLPLKNMASVAVKEVEEAVIPVRDLYTACTGGREPETITLSLPVEGSLVRGTIQGVFNKTLVQVSWSKNETKYLIETYIRYLAGVAAGELTGACFISGAKKEDAFKAAHIVKADAIERLAALVSIYKAGFATLSPFYPDFDITPDKVKELDVEQFNKLVDKKLERSDDPYIVPEYNKGFYDREEVLEQYKTIAEQVLVPLADVFPGYYD from the coding sequence ATGGCATTGTACCTGAAGGTGTCCAATTCACTGGAAAGTCTGGCTACGGCATTATCCGATAACCTGAAAGAGTCAGGCGACAGTGTATTTGACCCGTATTATATCGTTACCCAAACGGATGGGATGAATAACTGGCTGAAGCTGCAGATAGCCGGTCGCCTGGGTATTACGGCCAATTGCCATTTCCTGAAGCCCAACGAACTGATCCACCAGCTTTATTATTTGCTGGGCGGCGCTTATACCGAAATGCTGAGCGCCACGAACCTAAGCTGGTTGCTGTTTAAGCTGCTGGGTGAAAAAGACTTCATCAACAGGTTTCCCTATATAGCCGATTATTTCCGGAATGCCGGACCGGAAGAAGACACCCGACGCATGGCACTGGCCGAAAAGGTGGCCGACCTTTTTGACCAATACCAGGTATACCGGCCGGAGATGATCAGGCAATGGAATGAAGGAACAACCACCAACGATCCGGATTATAGCTGGCAGCAATTTCTATGGGCAAAAGCGAGGAAGGAAGCGGAAGGGGCTCTACCCGATAAAACAGTGATAGGCGCCTGGATACTGGATCAACTGAAGCAACGCCCTGCCCCCGGCAACCTGGCGGCCCGTATGCCCCGTGTGCAATTGTTTGGCCTGTCCATCATCACGGCTTATCACGTTCAGATCCTTTATGAACTATCGGCTATTATTGATGTTTATTTCTATTTTATCAACCCGGCCCCGCTTGTGTATTGGTTTGAAGACCGCAGCGAGAAGCAATTGGCCGGATGGCGGCAAAAAGGTTATAAGCAACTGGAAGGCAGCATTACCGGCAATACCCTGCTCACCAACTGGGGACGCGTGATCCAGGACTCCTTTGCTTTGTTCTTCCGGCACGATGAGTTCTTGAATGCGTATGAGGATACAGGAATTGTGCCGCCTGTTCCGGACAGCCTGCTGCATAAGATACAGCATGATATTTTCAATGCCGCCACTACCCACCGCAACCAGCTTACCCGCACGGATCTCCAGGATGGCTCTATCCATATCAATGCCTGCTATACAGTAGCCCGGGAAGTGGAGGTATTGTATAATTACCTCGTTTACCTGGTCGATCAAAAGCAGGAGGCTTTATCGCCCCGTGATATGGTGGTGATGGTGAGTGATATTGACCGGTATGCGCCGTATATCAAAGCGGTATTCAACAATGCACCTTATCAATTCCGGTACATTATTGCCGACGAAAGTTATAATGAGAGTGATAATATTTTTACGGCCCTTCATGCTATCCTGTCTTTGAATGAAGAGAATTTTAAGGCGGAAGCGGTATTGCAGTTGCTGGACTCTTCCCTAATCCGCCGGCGTTTTAGCCTGACGGATGTAGCGCGCATCCGTGAGGTGGTGGATGCCGCCAATATACGGTTTGGCCTGGCAGGACGGAAAGAAGAGGAGACCCATTTTGTAAGCTGGGAGTACGGCATTAAACGCATTATGTATGGCATTTGCATGAGTGGCGAAGGGGTATATGATGATGGCAGCGATACTTTTTATCCGCTGGATATACTGGAAGGCAGCGATGCCCTGGAGGTCATCCGCTTTTGTCACTTCGTCACGGTGTTGATGGATACTATCCGGCAAAGAAGGGCTCCCCGTGATATTGCGGGCTGGGTGGAATATGTAGAATACCTGTTGCATAACCTGGTAGTAGAACCGGCAGAGGATACAGATGAGGATTACCATGCACTGATGAAGCACCTGGCCGAATATAACCTGCTGCATGAATACATGACAGAAGCGGTAAGCTTTGAAGTGTTTGGCCATAACTTCCTGCAGTTGCTGACGGGCACCACGCGTACCGGCCTGTTTGCCAATGGTGGTATTACTTTCTGTTCGCTGATCCCCATGCGCAGTATTCCTTTTAAAGTGGTGGCCCTGATGGGACTTGATTATGATAAGTTTCCGCGCCGGGAACAGCCTGCCAGCTTTAACCTGATGAATAAGCAACGGCAGCGCGGTGACCGGAATGTAAAAGAGAATGATAAACACCTGTTCCTGGAAACGGTCCTTTCGGCCAGGCAATACCTGTATATCAGTTACCTGGGGCAGCATGCCAAAGACAATAGCCCCCTCCCCCCCTCGGCCCTGGTAGATGAACTGATCGAATATATAGAGGCCGGGGCAGACACTCCTGATGAAGTACGCCATCAACTGATCACCCGGCACCCCCTGCAGGGTTTCAGTCATCAATATGCCACTGGTGATAGCCGGTTGTACAGTTACCTGAACGCTGTTACAGCACCGGAGAAGCCTGTATTACAGCCCGACAAGGCAGCAGATCCCCTACTATTTGAAGAGGTTATGCTGGACGACCTGATACGTTTTTTCCGGAATCCCTTTAAACTTTATTACAATAAGGTATTGGGCATTTACTATGATGATGAGCCCGTATTGCTGAATGACACGGAGTTGTTTGACCTGGACAAGCTGCAGCAATGGGCCTTGAAAAACCGCTTGCTTACCACACCTGATGCAGAGGAGCTGCAACACAAACTGGTAATGACCGGCGGATTGCCGCTGAAGAATATGGCCTCCGTAGCCGTGAAAGAAGTAGAAGAAGCGGTGATACCGGTACGTGACCTGTATACAGCCTGTACTGGTGGCAGGGAGCCGGAAACGATCACCCTATCTCTTCCTGTGGAAGGCAGCCTGGTAAGGGGAACCATCCAGGGAGTTTTTAATAAAACACTGGTGCAGGTATCGTGGTCTAAAAATGAAACCAAATACCTGATCGAGACCTATATCCGTTACCTGGCGGGTGTAGCAGCCGGTGAATTGACGGGCGCCTGTTTTATATCAGGCGCTAAGAAAGAAGACGCTTTCAAGGCTGCCCATATTGTAAAGGCAGATGCTATTGAACGACTGGCCGCACTGGTAAGTATTTATAAAGCGGGCTTCGCCACACTCTCTCCTTTTTACCCTGATTTTGATATTACGCCGGATAAAGTGAAGGAGCTGGATGTTGAACAATTCAATAAGCTTGTAGACAAGAAACTGGAAAGGTCTGACGATCCTTATATCGTGCCTGAATACAATAAAGGATTTTATGACCGGGAGGAAGTGCTGGAGCAGTATAAGACCATTGCCGAACAGGTGCTGGTACCTTTGGCGGATGTATTTCCCGGTTATTATGATTAA
- a CDS encoding UvrD-helicase domain-containing protein, with translation MSAHKQYIDFNASTVPLQDSNLIEASAGTGKTYSIAILVLRLVLEQQLSVKEILMVTFTKAAVAELEERVRLFIRSAHKYAAGKEIADDNIKALVQQAIDSRGQEVVTQQLRDAVLFLDETAVLTIHSFCQQALNEFAFETFQLFGAEMLPDFAPVIEDELNKFWRRQVTTLPAELLQFIWNEGMRTAIREILQNHLSGKRYPGFEEHTNYTITKAKQETWRKELARLHEEQQALDQSLFAYVSDNVGELQAICEGNANARKTFLPSLSSPNNFIAIVKEKKSKVAYVTKLFPAITTLIDELEAVEVKMKAIVQSILQQLSSLAIQEAGKGIRLYKERNNVLSYDDLIGNLHYALTVRDNNKLVEALQKKYKAVFIDEFQDTDRQQFDIFDKAFGQGTVLFYIGDPKQSIYAWRKADIFTYFKARDAVKHLYSMNHNYRSSALMIHAMNAFFLPAPGFDTFYFEQQENAIDYIPVESPAPNTKGEFLQDGAAAPAFSIFSFPKKEPLLDAVAAQVALLLQDTGYLIDKKGIRRSVIPSDIGILVRTGTQGSEVKARLARLGIPAVTIDDAKVLQSAEARHLLYLMEAIAAPDRSSINRALLSPFTGFGTAQILQLDDGAVLELFTKYKNRWQQDGIYTALMDFVADFTVQQVLLASPTANGERIITNLYQLTELVHQAESRKNLSIPELISWLRRGLDGMHTEGDEFTQRMESDEEAVKIVTIHKSKGLEYNIVLAPFLDFVENKTYNFVSFRDPATGDYIGAERDRLSPEQLKWQQQQAEQENRRLLYVAITRAVYACYLFRNEYYRTSTLATFVNALTGVDPSLIAFVNEAPEAPATPYRQASVNKVSTTTAPVRFSLREENWRKMSYTMLAARPDHQVPARSLPLPEAYDHFIFYTLRRGAKTGNFLHFIFEHINFTEDSRWNKWLEEAIRRFAPGQQEVYLPMLQEMLQHVLHAIIGIEGAPFTLSTVAWHKRMPEFEFDFPVPLFPPDQLHSLSDDQASILVRHLHGLAGHELEGIMNGKIDLFFEHGGRYYVLDWKSNYLGNALSDYAPAALAQTMNDNNYHLQYLIYTLAAKKYLESRLTHFDYHTQFGGVIYVFVRGVRANSEYGIFTHKPPLEKITALERIIGKASAV, from the coding sequence ATGAGTGCGCACAAACAATATATAGACTTTAATGCTTCCACGGTACCGCTGCAGGATAGCAACCTGATTGAAGCAAGCGCCGGTACGGGTAAAACTTATTCTATCGCTATCCTTGTATTGCGGCTGGTACTGGAGCAGCAATTGTCTGTTAAAGAGATCCTGATGGTAACCTTTACCAAGGCAGCCGTGGCAGAGCTGGAAGAAAGGGTGCGCCTGTTTATCCGTAGCGCCCATAAGTATGCAGCCGGAAAGGAGATTGCAGACGATAATATTAAAGCATTGGTGCAGCAGGCCATTGACAGCCGTGGCCAGGAAGTGGTAACACAGCAACTCAGGGATGCTGTATTGTTCCTGGACGAAACGGCTGTGCTTACTATTCATAGTTTCTGCCAGCAGGCGCTGAATGAGTTTGCCTTCGAAACGTTTCAGTTGTTTGGCGCCGAGATGCTGCCCGACTTTGCCCCTGTGATAGAAGATGAGCTGAATAAGTTCTGGCGCAGGCAGGTAACTACCCTGCCAGCAGAACTGCTGCAATTTATCTGGAATGAGGGTATGCGCACCGCTATCCGGGAGATATTACAGAACCATTTAAGTGGCAAAAGGTACCCCGGCTTTGAAGAGCATACCAATTATACGATCACCAAAGCCAAACAGGAAACCTGGCGTAAGGAACTGGCCAGGTTGCATGAAGAACAGCAGGCGCTTGACCAGTCATTGTTCGCTTACGTATCAGATAATGTTGGCGAACTGCAAGCCATTTGTGAAGGGAATGCCAATGCCCGGAAAACTTTCCTGCCCAGCCTCTCTTCACCCAACAATTTTATAGCCATCGTTAAGGAGAAAAAAAGCAAGGTTGCTTATGTGACTAAGCTCTTTCCGGCAATCACTACATTGATTGATGAACTAGAAGCTGTTGAGGTAAAGATGAAGGCTATCGTTCAATCTATCCTGCAACAATTATCCAGCCTGGCCATACAGGAAGCAGGGAAAGGCATACGGTTGTATAAAGAACGCAATAATGTACTGAGCTATGATGACCTGATCGGCAACCTGCATTATGCGCTTACGGTACGGGATAACAACAAACTGGTGGAAGCCTTGCAGAAGAAATACAAGGCTGTTTTTATTGATGAGTTCCAGGATACAGACCGGCAACAGTTTGATATCTTTGATAAAGCCTTCGGACAGGGTACGGTCCTCTTTTATATCGGCGATCCCAAACAAAGTATTTATGCCTGGCGTAAGGCGGACATTTTTACTTATTTCAAGGCGAGGGATGCGGTGAAGCACCTCTACAGCATGAACCATAATTACCGCTCATCGGCCCTGATGATACACGCGATGAATGCGTTCTTCCTGCCTGCGCCCGGCTTTGACACTTTCTATTTTGAGCAGCAGGAAAATGCCATTGATTATATACCGGTGGAAAGTCCGGCGCCCAATACCAAAGGTGAATTCCTGCAAGATGGCGCGGCAGCGCCTGCTTTTTCCATTTTTTCCTTTCCGAAAAAAGAACCCCTGCTGGATGCTGTGGCGGCACAGGTAGCCCTGTTGCTGCAGGACACCGGTTACCTGATTGATAAGAAAGGGATACGACGCTCTGTTATCCCTTCTGATATCGGCATCCTGGTGCGCACGGGTACACAGGGTAGTGAAGTAAAAGCCAGGCTGGCGCGGCTGGGTATTCCAGCCGTGACGATAGATGATGCCAAAGTACTGCAATCAGCAGAAGCAAGGCACCTGCTTTACCTGATGGAAGCCATTGCTGCACCCGATCGTTCCTCTATTAACAGGGCTCTACTCTCTCCCTTTACAGGATTTGGCACTGCACAGATACTGCAACTGGATGATGGTGCTGTACTGGAACTGTTTACCAAATACAAGAACCGCTGGCAGCAGGATGGCATTTATACAGCCCTGATGGATTTTGTAGCCGACTTTACGGTACAACAGGTATTGCTGGCATCGCCAACAGCCAATGGAGAACGCATTATTACCAACCTGTATCAACTGACAGAGCTGGTACACCAGGCCGAAAGCCGTAAAAATCTTTCTATACCGGAATTGATCTCTTGGCTCAGGCGTGGCCTTGATGGCATGCATACAGAAGGCGATGAATTTACCCAGCGCATGGAGAGTGATGAGGAAGCTGTCAAGATCGTAACGATCCATAAAAGTAAAGGACTGGAGTATAATATTGTATTGGCGCCTTTTCTTGATTTCGTGGAGAACAAGACGTATAATTTTGTCAGCTTCCGTGATCCGGCAACAGGAGATTATATAGGTGCTGAAAGAGACCGCTTATCACCAGAGCAGCTCAAGTGGCAGCAACAACAGGCTGAACAGGAAAACCGCCGCCTGCTGTATGTGGCCATCACCCGCGCTGTATATGCCTGCTATCTTTTCAGGAATGAGTATTATAGGACTTCTACCCTGGCCACTTTTGTGAATGCCCTTACAGGGGTTGATCCTTCACTGATAGCCTTTGTAAATGAAGCGCCTGAAGCACCGGCCACGCCGTACAGGCAGGCTTCTGTCAATAAAGTATCAACAACCACTGCACCGGTCCGCTTTTCCCTGCGCGAAGAGAACTGGCGCAAGATGAGTTATACGATGCTGGCCGCCAGGCCCGATCACCAGGTGCCGGCCCGGTCATTACCCTTACCCGAAGCGTATGATCATTTCATTTTTTATACGCTCAGGCGGGGGGCCAAGACCGGTAATTTCCTGCACTTTATTTTTGAGCATATTAATTTCACAGAAGACAGCCGCTGGAACAAATGGCTGGAAGAAGCTATCCGCCGTTTTGCGCCAGGCCAGCAGGAGGTATACCTGCCCATGCTGCAGGAAATGTTGCAGCATGTATTGCATGCTATTATTGGTATAGAAGGAGCGCCCTTTACGCTCTCCACTGTTGCCTGGCATAAACGCATGCCCGAATTTGAGTTTGATTTCCCGGTGCCGTTATTTCCACCCGATCAGCTCCATTCCCTTTCCGATGACCAGGCCAGCATACTGGTCCGCCACCTGCATGGCCTGGCGGGTCATGAACTGGAAGGCATTATGAACGGAAAGATTGACCTGTTCTTTGAACACGGAGGGCGTTATTACGTACTTGACTGGAAATCCAATTATCTCGGCAATGCATTGAGCGATTATGCACCGGCCGCACTTGCCCAAACGATGAACGATAATAATTATCATTTACAATACCTCATTTATACCCTGGCAGCTAAGAAGTACCTGGAGAGCCGCTTAACGCATTTTGACTACCACACACAGTTTGGTGGCGTCATCTATGTTTTTGTAAGAGGAGTAAGAGCGAACAGCGAATACGGCATTTTCACCCATAAACCTCCGCTGGAGAAGATCACTGCACTGGAAAGGATTATCGGGAAAGCAAGCGCTGTGTAG
- a CDS encoding citrate (Si)-synthase, eukaryotic encodes MGILKERFKAKADVAAVEIKELLKEHGTKKIGEVQLSQVYQGMRGITGLVSETSLLDSQEGIRFRGYSIPELQTKLPKAKSGSEPLPEGLFYLMLIGELPNEEDVAYISSIWQRRSHVPNHVFDAIDALPVTAHPMTMFVTGIMALQTESNFAKRYAEGINKKDYWEPVFDDAMDLIARLPRVAAYIYRRKYKNNQHIHPNGLLDWAGNLAHMLGFEDESFKELMRLYMTIHADHEGGNVSAHTTHLVGSALSDPYLSLAAGMNGLAGPLHGLANQEVIKWIFEMREQLNTDNPSRAQIGEYVKKTLGDGKVVPGYGHAVLRKTDPRFTAQMEFGKKHMPDDPLVQTVWNIYEEVPPILQSLGKIKNPWPNVDAHSGALLVHYGLVEYEFYTVLFGVSRALGVLASLIWDRALAFPIERPKSVTTALVKKWLKGEDEIWGD; translated from the coding sequence ATGGGCATTCTCAAAGAAAGGTTTAAAGCAAAGGCAGACGTAGCGGCAGTTGAGATCAAAGAACTGCTGAAAGAGCATGGTACTAAAAAGATAGGAGAAGTGCAATTATCACAGGTTTACCAGGGTATGCGTGGTATTACCGGCCTGGTAAGTGAAACTTCTTTGCTGGATTCACAGGAAGGTATCCGGTTCCGTGGTTATTCCATTCCCGAATTACAGACAAAGTTGCCTAAAGCCAAAAGTGGTAGTGAGCCTTTACCTGAAGGGTTGTTTTACCTCATGCTCATTGGCGAATTGCCCAATGAAGAAGATGTAGCCTACATCAGCTCTATCTGGCAGCGTCGTTCCCACGTGCCCAATCACGTATTTGATGCTATTGACGCCCTGCCTGTAACAGCACACCCCATGACCATGTTTGTAACAGGTATCATGGCCCTGCAAACAGAAAGTAATTTTGCCAAACGCTATGCGGAAGGCATTAATAAAAAAGATTACTGGGAGCCGGTTTTTGATGACGCGATGGACCTTATAGCCCGCCTGCCAAGAGTAGCGGCCTATATCTATCGCAGGAAATATAAAAACAACCAGCACATCCATCCCAATGGACTGCTGGACTGGGCAGGCAACCTGGCCCATATGCTGGGTTTTGAAGACGAGAGCTTTAAAGAACTGATGCGCCTGTACATGACCATCCATGCCGACCATGAAGGTGGAAACGTATCGGCCCATACTACCCACCTGGTAGGCTCCGCCCTGAGCGACCCTTACCTCAGCCTCGCCGCAGGGATGAATGGCCTGGCCGGCCCGCTGCATGGCCTGGCTAATCAGGAAGTGATCAAGTGGATCTTTGAAATGCGCGAGCAACTGAACACAGACAATCCCTCCCGCGCGCAGATCGGTGAATATGTGAAGAAAACATTGGGTGATGGAAAGGTAGTGCCGGGTTATGGACACGCTGTATTGCGTAAAACAGACCCCCGCTTTACCGCGCAAATGGAGTTTGGTAAAAAGCATATGCCCGATGATCCGCTGGTACAAACAGTATGGAACATCTATGAAGAAGTGCCGCCCATTTTACAATCATTGGGTAAGATCAAAAATCCCTGGCCCAATGTGGATGCGCACAGCGGTGCCCTTCTGGTGCACTATGGCCTGGTGGAATATGAATTCTATACCGTGCTCTTCGGCGTAAGCCGTGCATTGGGTGTACTGGCCAGCCTCATTTGGGACCGCGCCCTCGCATTCCCGATCGAAAGGCCCAAGTCTGTTACAACAGCCCTTGTAAAGAAATGGCTGAAAGGAGAAGACGAGATCTGGGGCGATTAA
- a CDS encoding LptF/LptG family permease has protein sequence MKILDWYILRKFLTTTLFIALIFTLISVVIDTSEKADDFVKTGLSTWQIIMKYYIGFVPFILSMIFPLMVFIAVIFFTSKMAGRSEIVAILAGGVRFNRMLRPYMIGALLLGGFFWYASQYLIPKANIIYGNFQSTYIDSKSSYEQGEYGKKSRNYYIRVDTNTFAGLRNYDTTSKTATNGFFLERMKGTQVVYNLRAETLRWDTAKKGWKLENVVERTIDGLKETVTTRPSMDIKLNVRPNEIKPDKYLKDKLTTPELERFIRAEEIRGTEGLNDFKVARYRRDATPVSVVILTLIGVAVASRKTRGGSGLHLATGIITAAIFVVMDKFSLTFSTKGNFPPLLAAWMPNIIFGAIAIWLYRTAPK, from the coding sequence ATGAAGATACTCGACTGGTACATATTAAGGAAATTTCTAACAACTACCCTGTTCATTGCATTGATCTTTACCCTGATCTCAGTAGTGATTGATACCAGTGAAAAGGCGGATGATTTTGTGAAGACCGGGCTTTCCACCTGGCAGATCATCATGAAATATTATATCGGGTTCGTTCCCTTTATTTTATCCATGATCTTCCCCCTCATGGTATTCATTGCGGTCATCTTCTTTACCTCCAAAATGGCCGGGCGTTCGGAAATTGTGGCCATCCTGGCCGGCGGGGTCCGCTTCAACCGTATGCTGCGCCCCTACATGATCGGCGCCTTATTGCTGGGCGGCTTTTTCTGGTATGCCTCCCAATACCTGATCCCCAAGGCCAATATCATATATGGTAACTTCCAATCCACCTATATTGACAGCAAAAGCTCTTATGAACAGGGCGAGTACGGCAAAAAGTCCCGGAACTATTATATCCGGGTAGACACCAACACCTTTGCCGGCCTGCGCAATTACGATACTACCAGTAAGACTGCTACCAATGGCTTTTTCCTGGAGCGGATGAAAGGAACCCAGGTAGTGTACAACCTGCGGGCCGAAACACTGCGGTGGGATACTGCCAAAAAAGGCTGGAAACTGGAAAACGTGGTGGAAAGGACGATTGACGGGCTGAAAGAAACCGTCACCACGAGGCCTTCTATGGATATTAAGCTGAACGTGAGGCCCAATGAGATCAAACCTGATAAGTACCTGAAAGATAAATTGACCACTCCCGAACTGGAACGGTTCATTAGGGCCGAAGAGATCCGGGGTACGGAAGGGTTGAATGATTTTAAAGTGGCCCGCTACCGGCGCGATGCCACACCGGTCTCTGTGGTGATCCTTACTTTAATAGGCGTTGCTGTGGCGTCGCGTAAAACGCGTGGTGGCAGCGGGCTTCACCTGGCTACCGGTATCATCACAGCGGCCATTTTCGTGGTCATGGATAAGTTTTCCCTTACCTTCTCTACCAAAGGCAATTTCCCCCCTTTACTGGCCGCCTGGATGCCCAATATTATTTTTGGGGCCATCGCCATATGGTTATACCGCACAGCACCTAAATAA